Genomic DNA from Candidatus Methanoperedens sp.:
GATTTTTCAGCGTGAATATCCGGCAGGTATCAGATGGTTTTATGATATTTGGTAGTGACAGGATATTGAAAATTGATCCTGAAGGGGATTACCAGTGGGTGAATAAATTCAATGCAAGCGAAGTCATTCCAGTTCTTATGACAGCAGATGGTGGTTATCTCTTTTCCGGAACTAACAGACTTATAAAAATAAAAAAAATAACTCCGGCCCCACTGGTTTTATACAGACCGAAATATCCTGCCGTAAATCAAACAATAACATTCAACGTTTCATGGAACAGTAATAATGTGACCAATATATCTTATAACTGGGATTTCGGGGATAATACCGAAGAAAGAACGATAAGCAAAATAATGGCCCATTCTTATTCATTTGAAGGTGATTACACAGTAAATTTATCGATAATGGATGGAAATACTGCGATAAGTTCAAAAAGCATAGCTGTCCATGTGCAAAAGTCAATACCTCCGGAAGAGTTGTGGCACAGGACATTTGGAGTATCGGGTGACGATTATGAAAAAAGCGCTGTTCAGACCGCAGATAATGGGTATATCATAGCAGGTGATGCGAAAATCCAATATGGGATAGGTGTTCTGCTTGTAAAAACCGATCAGGGGGGAAATGAACAGTGGAACGTGAGCTTTGGAGGACCGGATGCCCAGAGAGGTGTGAATTCAATCCTGCAAACAAAAGATGAAGGTTATATATTTACAGGATCTAAACGTTTTTTTAATAGTTCGGGGCAATTATTATGGCTGGTTAAGACCGACCCTGAAGGGAATATGGAATGGGAAAAAACGTTCGGGGGACCCGGATATAATGATGCGATTTCAGTGCAGGAAACAAAGGACGGCGGGTATATTGTCGCTGGAATTAAGGAATTGACCGGAGGAGGATCAATATTTGGGCTCTTGCTCATAAAAACAGACTCAAAAGGGAACGAGCAATGGAATATTTCTTATAGGGAAGGAGGCAGCAATGAAGTGCGTTCTGTCCAGCAAACCCCTGACGGGGGTTATATCGTAGCAGGAACGAAATATATACTTCCAAATACCAATGCCTGGATTTTGAAAACAGATTTTATGGGAAATAAGCAGTGGCTTAAGACATTCGGGGGAACCGGCTGGAATTTCATAACCGAATCTGTCCAACTGGCCTCCGATGGGGGGCTTATTGTTGGTGGGAAGGCATGGCATTCAGTAGTAGAAAATACAGGGTATAATGAGATATCCAATGGCTGGGTCATGAAAACAGATAAAGAGGGAAATAAACAGTGGGAAAAGATGTTGGGACAGGGTAATGATGACAGGACAAAATCTGTATA
This window encodes:
- a CDS encoding PKD domain-containing protein; translation: MISRKYKTSLIILLILLVSIGQSGAALPEEEWNRSYRGISYLHYVQETSDGGFILAGSGDSNFVLLKTDREGNEQWENSYSKAEKTIYSDIMWTSKNSVHQTLDKGYLFSGTLYIGDSWHENWIIKTDTEGREEWSRKIHDGNPFHETSDGGFIIAEWSGIKFSDIYLTKTDSYGKEQWRKTIERRQYEGRIESVLETSDGGYIAVWKTYICCDSWDHDLSLIKTDPDGNKQWNMTFQEFNRIQIIFTFNSPDGGIIIWGRNMQDLWVGKFGTDGKNQWNRTYSGFFSVNIRQVSDGFMIFGSDRILKIDPEGDYQWVNKFNASEVIPVLMTADGGYLFSGTNRLIKIKKITPAPLVLYRPKYPAVNQTITFNVSWNSNNVTNISYNWDFGDNTEERTISKIMAHSYSFEGDYTVNLSIMDGNTAISSKSIAVHVQKSIPPEELWHRTFGVSGDDYEKSAVQTADNGYIIAGDAKIQYGIGVLLVKTDQGGNEQWNVSFGGPDAQRGVNSILQTKDEGYIFTGSKRFFNSSGQLLWLVKTDPEGNMEWEKTFGGPGYNDAISVQETKDGGYIVAGIKELTGGGSIFGLLLIKTDSKGNEQWNISYREGGSNEVRSVQQTPDGGYIVAGTKYILPNTNAWILKTDFMGNKQWLKTFGGTGWNFITESVQLASDGGLIVGGKAWHSVVENTGYNEISNGWVMKTDKEGNKQWEKMLGQGNDDRTKSVYETYDGGYVFLVETHPQITEFPDVNFQLIKTDNNGNIQWHNTFGTIYDVPNSIQQTKDGGYILSGTKDSTGPQGADFFLLKVAPIDPGNYSTDQEKPDMQIPSTSDSDEKQEPSPNVAGLGMLLAAISLITVYVIRMKKKKLDS